The nucleotide window ACCTATCCCGCCAGCCTTGTTAAAAATTTCGAGAAATTTTTCCATGGCCGCAACCAGCAAGGTTTTGCCGAAGCCTTGCTTTTGGCAGGTTTTAGCGACTGCTAACCGACCAAGCCTTACCCCAGCCACATCGCGAGGCAGCTTTTTGGCTTGGTCTGACGAAAGCGACACCGATTTTATCTGGCAAAGATTGAGAGAAAAGAAGCCTAGAATAGGCTTTGGGTTTAGCGCGTCCTCATCCACTAAAACAAATGTTTTTGAAATGCCCCTGCGTGCGCGTTGCTTTGCAGTTTGTTGTAGATACACATTGAGTGGTTCGCTTCCACACTCAAATCCAGCTCGATCATGAGAATCCGCTAGCGCTTCGATTTTAAGCACGCTTCATGCCTTTAAAAACTTTAACCGCATCCTTAAGACGCTTGTTAGGCTTTGGTGGATGGTCGAGCAAAAATAAAACTTTTTTAGCATCTTTTTGCGATAACTGAATAAGCGCTTCACGCTCTAATATACGTTGTGCTTCCTGATACGCAGCTTGTACCATAAACTGATTAACGGTTGCACCCAGAAGTTCAGCCGCTT belongs to Deltaproteobacteria bacterium and includes:
- a CDS encoding GNAT family N-acetyltransferase, yielding MLKIEALADSHDRAGFECGSEPLNVYLQQTAKQRARRGISKTFVLVDEDALNPKPILGFFSLNLCQIKSVSLSSDQAKKLPRDVAGVRLGRLAVAKTCQKQGFGKTLLVAAMEKFLEIFNKAGGIGLFVDAKDQEAKRYYEQFGFVSLPSNELQLFLPVATIQDALTSKT
- a CDS encoding DUF1778 domain-containing protein gives rise to the protein MPHIIEEPRTRITARVSDNVRMTLEQAAELLGATVNQFMVQAAYQEAQRILEREALIQLSQKDAKKVLFLLDHPPKPNKRLKDAVKVFKGMKRA